The genomic region GACCGTGACCGTTCCATGAATGGTCGGCGCATCGACCTTGGCGCCCGCCACGGCCTCTTTGAGGGTGACCGGCAGCTCCAGATGTATGTTGTTGCCCTCGCGGCTGAAGTACTTGTGCGGCTTCACGTGGATCTCGATGTAGGCGTCGCCGGCCGGGGCGCCGCCCAGGCCCGCCATGCCCTGGCCCTTGAGCCGCAGGGACTGGCCCTCGACCGAACCCTCGGGAATGGTCACGCTCAAGGTCTTGTCGTCGGCCAGGCGAATCTTCTGCTTGGAGCCGTTGACCGCTTCGACGAAGTCGACGGTGATGTCGTAGGACACGTCGGCGCCCTTGCGCCGGACGCTGCGCTGCTTCTGCTGGCCACGGGCGCCCGAGAAGAGATCCTCGAAGATGTCCGTGACGTCGTAGTCCTCGCCGAAATCAAAGGGGCGGTACTTGGCGCCCTGGCCGCTCTCCGCGTAGCGGCGGTAGAACCCGCCCTGGCCGAAGGGTTTCTCCTGGCCGCCAGCGTCGATCTCGCCGCGGTCGAAGCGCTTGCGCTTCTCTTCGTCGCCCAGAATGTTGTAGGCCTGAGAGACCTCCTTGAACTGCTGCTCGACGGCGCGATTCCCCGGATTGAGGTCGGGGTGCAGGCGCTTGGCGAGCTTTCGGTACGCCCGCTTGATATCGTCGGCGCTGGCGTCGCGCGCGACGCCCAGCACCTTGTAGGGATCCTTCATCGCCTTACCGCCGCGGGGCCGGTGAAGGCCCCTTCTATGTCTTGTGGTCGAGGCGCCCTGGACGCCCGCATATAGAGAAATAGTTCGGCCAAGGGGGAATATCCAGGCCCTACCAAGGGGGGGCCCGGAAGCTCAGTCGACCATGCGCCAGTCGCCGTCGGGCTGCAAGCAGGCGACGCCGTAGGCCTCCTGGGTCTCGCCGTCGATCGTTATGATCTTCTGATACTCGCGGCAGTATTCGCCTTTCGACGAGGTGCCGTCCCGCGTCGGCGTGACCGAGCCGTAATTCTGGCTCTCGGGGTTGTTCCAGGTGACCGTCTCGCCGATCGGGACGACGTGGGCCCGCTCGGCTGCCTCTTCGGCCTTCATCCGGTCGAGCTCGTCGAGATCACGCCCGATGCTGCTGCCGATCAGGGCGCCGATCAGAACGCCCGCCCCAGCGGCAAGCACGGCGACCGGCCCGGAGCCGATCTGGGCGCCGAGCAGACCCCCGGCGGCCGCGCCGCTCACGGCGCCGATGTTCTCCTTGCGGTGAGGGTCGTGGGCACAGCCCGACGTTGCGGTGATCAGGATCAAAGCGACCGCAACGATCTTGAGTTTCATAGCCAAGCCCCCGTCGGCGAAAACGCCACAGAACCAAGTATTCCCTATAACCGTGCTACGGTCTAGTTTGGGGTCGCATCCCCGGCTGGGCCCCTCGGCCCTGCAGCGTGCCGGCCGCGCGGCGAACCTGCGGCGAGGACCTGAAGCCAATGATCCGCGATACCACCCCGGGCGACCCCTTCGCATTGTTCGGCACCTGGTTCGACCAGGCCAAGGAGTCGGAGATCAACGATCCCAACGGCATGGCCGTGGCCTCCGTCGGGCCGGACGGTATGCCCTCGCTGCGCATGGTGCTGCTCAAGGATTTTAGTCCTAGAGGTTTCGTGTTCTACACTAATTTCGAGAGCAAGAAGGGCCGTCAGATCCTGGGCAACCGCAAGGCCGCGCTGCTGTTCCACTGGAAGTCTCTGCGCCGCCAGGTGCGCGTGGAGGGCGACGTCGAGGTCGTGGACGACGCCGAAGCCGACGCCTACTTCGACAGCCGGGCGCGGGACAGCCGCATCGGCGCCTGGGCGAGCGAGCAGTCGAGGCCCATGGTCGGGCGCTTCGAGCTGGAGAAGCGGATCGCCAAGTTCGCCGCCAAGTACGCGGTCGGGAAGGTGCCACGGCCGCCTCACTGGTCCGGCTTCCGGGTCATACCCGGCTACATCGAGTTCTGGCAGGACGGCAAGTTCCGGCTGCACGACCGGCTCGTCTACCATCGCGAAGGCGACGGCTGGCGGACCGAACGGCTTTTTCCCTGAGCTGGAGCAT from Kiloniellales bacterium harbors:
- the pdxH gene encoding pyridoxamine 5'-phosphate oxidase gives rise to the protein MIRDTTPGDPFALFGTWFDQAKESEINDPNGMAVASVGPDGMPSLRMVLLKDFSPRGFVFYTNFESKKGRQILGNRKAALLFHWKSLRRQVRVEGDVEVVDDAEADAYFDSRARDSRIGAWASEQSRPMVGRFELEKRIAKFAAKYAVGKVPRPPHWSGFRVIPGYIEFWQDGKFRLHDRLVYHREGDGWRTERLFP
- a CDS encoding RT0821/Lpp0805 family surface protein, giving the protein MKLKIVAVALILITATSGCAHDPHRKENIGAVSGAAAGGLLGAQIGSGPVAVLAAGAGVLIGALIGSSIGRDLDELDRMKAEEAAERAHVVPIGETVTWNNPESQNYGSVTPTRDGTSSKGEYCREYQKIITIDGETQEAYGVACLQPDGDWRMVD
- a CDS encoding J domain-containing protein → MKDPYKVLGVARDASADDIKRAYRKLAKRLHPDLNPGNRAVEQQFKEVSQAYNILGDEEKRKRFDRGEIDAGGQEKPFGQGGFYRRYAESGQGAKYRPFDFGEDYDVTDIFEDLFSGARGQQKQRSVRRKGADVSYDITVDFVEAVNGSKQKIRLADDKTLSVTIPEGSVEGQSLRLKGQGMAGLGGAPAGDAYIEIHVKPHKYFSREGNNIHLELPVTLKEAVAGAKVDAPTIHGTVTVTIPPGSNSGTVLRLRNKGALDQKTGKKGDQLLKLKVMLPDKIDKELADFVARWSAAESYQPRRKAGLG